The Candidatus Babeliales bacterium DNA window TCGGTGTCGGTATTCCACCAGGTGATGGAGGTATAACCTTTTTCCCAACTGGTGGTGGCGGTGGTGTTGGGGATGTACCTCTTCTCACATCAACAGTTGGTGAAGGCACGGGCGTAACGCTTGGTATTTTTGCTGCGGCAATTTGAGTATTTTTAATATGTATTCTTTTTAGATAATCTTTCGCCATACCTCTATCAATAAAATAAAGATCAAAAATTAAATTATCCACTGCATCGTACCATACATCATCGATTGATGCTTGCAATAACAGCGTATCTAATTGTTTTAGAATAGTATCCTTCGATACATCTACTACTGGAACTTTGCGCTCTGGTTGCAAGGGAGGCGTAACCACAGGCTTTTCTACGGCTTTAGACACAGCAGCAGGTCCTACTGTACGAGAATGCAAAGGATATACTGCCAATACGCTCATTATCACTATTACTTTAACAATAATCTGCATTATACTATCTCCTTTAATCTCCTGATATTTTTCTCTTGTATAACACGTTATATAAATGGAAAACAAAAAAGCCAGAATTGATAAAAAATATCAATTCTGGCTTTTTATAAAATAATTTCGATAATACTTTTGACGCACGTCTTTACACCGTAGCGAGCTCTGTCTCTTTTTTCTTAGCCATGCCCTCAACTTTAGCAATATATGCATCCGTAATTTCTTGCAAAACATCTGCTAATCTGTTGTGAAAATTTTCAGAAACTTTCTTATCTTTTTTAGCATCGGTGATAAGATTTTTAAAATCCTTACGAACGTTTCTGATGGCTACTCTGCATTCTTCCAACTTTTTGTGCAATTGCTTGATAAGTTCTTCACGACGATCAGAACTCATTTCAGGAAGACGTAATCTAATAATTTTTCCGTCATTAACTGGTGCAA harbors:
- the frr gene encoding ribosome recycling factor, with translation MAEIILIENDIKSFQKPMEAEMENPLKHFERELAKIRTGRAHTSMIEDIPVSCYGQDAVPLKGLGIVSAPDSRLLTVQPWDTSVIVDIEKAIVASGVGVAPVNDGKIIRLRLPEMSSDRREELIKQLHKKLEECRVAIRNVRKDFKNLITDAKKDKKVSENFHNRLADVLQEITDAYIAKVEGMAKKKETELATV